The following proteins are encoded in a genomic region of Rhizobium sp. CCGE531:
- a CDS encoding multidrug effflux MFS transporter yields MGKREFIALAAFLMAINSLAIDIMLPALQQIGSSLGVMNENHRQYVVTAYLIGFGSAQLVYGPLSDRFGRRLPLLIGITVYVVSAFGIALIPSFAGLLALRFIQGLGSAATRVITISIVRDVFGGRLMAEVMSLIMMVFMIVPVIAPGSGQIILLISTWHMIFVFIGTMATLVGLWMYFRLPETLKPENIRPLTVKSVAAGFRIVLTNRVALCYTLASTFLFGALFGFINSAQQIYSGIYGLGVYTPVAFGGVALFMALSSFINSQLVGRFGMRRLSHAALLGFSVVTFIWMIVQLYGPAPMPFPLFMIFFALAMFQFGWIGSNFNSLAMEPLGHVAGTASSVLGFMSTVGGASIGASIGQYFNGTATPMVIGYFTVSLIGLMFVLIAEKGRLFRPHNAPPPADQSLALH; encoded by the coding sequence ATGGGCAAACGCGAGTTCATTGCGCTCGCGGCCTTCCTGATGGCGATCAACTCGCTCGCGATCGACATCATGCTGCCCGCCTTGCAGCAGATCGGCTCCAGCCTCGGCGTGATGAACGAGAATCACCGCCAGTATGTGGTGACGGCCTATCTGATCGGCTTCGGCTCGGCTCAGCTCGTTTACGGCCCCTTATCGGATCGCTTCGGCCGCCGCTTGCCTTTGCTGATCGGCATTACCGTCTACGTCGTCTCCGCCTTCGGCATTGCCCTTATTCCGTCCTTTGCCGGCCTGCTCGCCCTGCGCTTCATCCAGGGTCTCGGATCGGCGGCAACACGCGTTATCACCATTTCGATCGTCCGCGACGTCTTCGGCGGCCGGTTGATGGCCGAAGTCATGTCGCTGATCATGATGGTCTTCATGATCGTGCCTGTTATAGCGCCTGGAAGCGGCCAGATCATCTTGCTGATCAGCACCTGGCACATGATCTTCGTCTTCATCGGCACCATGGCGACACTTGTCGGTCTCTGGATGTACTTCCGTCTTCCCGAAACGCTGAAACCGGAAAACATCCGACCCCTGACGGTCAAATCCGTCGCGGCGGGCTTCCGCATCGTCCTGACGAACCGGGTGGCGCTCTGTTACACCCTTGCCAGCACGTTCCTGTTCGGGGCGCTGTTCGGCTTCATCAACTCGGCCCAGCAGATCTACAGCGGCATTTACGGGCTCGGCGTCTATACGCCCGTCGCCTTCGGCGGCGTAGCGCTGTTCATGGCCCTGTCATCCTTCATCAATTCGCAGCTCGTCGGCCGCTTCGGCATGCGGCGGCTGTCGCATGCGGCGCTGCTCGGCTTCTCCGTCGTGACCTTCATCTGGATGATCGTGCAGCTTTACGGCCCAGCGCCGATGCCCTTCCCGCTCTTCATGATCTTTTTCGCACTGGCGATGTTCCAGTTCGGCTGGATCGGCTCCAATTTCAACTCGCTCGCCATGGAGCCGCTCGGCCACGTCGCCGGGACCGCCTCCTCGGTGCTTGGCTTCATGAGCACTGTCGGCGGCGCATCGATCGGCGCCAGCATCGGCCAGTATTTCAACGGCACCGCGACGCCGATGGTGATCGGCTATTTCACCGTCTCGCTGATCGGTTTGATGTTCGTGCTGATTGCCGAAAAGGGCCGCCTCTTCCGCCCGCACAACGCGCCGCCTCCGGCTGATCAGTCCCTCGCTTTGCATTGA
- a CDS encoding multidrug effflux MFS transporter codes for MTTSPQSQSPEQSGSNRIGLGIVEFILMIALMTASISMGIDSMLPALPNIGQSLHVANPNDTQLVIGVYFLGFGICQLFFGSLSDTYGRRRILLGGLAFYTVTLFAAAWSGNLFALLVLRFAQGVGAAAVRITTLAIVRDCFGGREMARVMSYVMIVFMIMPMVAPFVGQVIVAYSNWQWIFILIGIASAGLFLVAFFRMKETLPAEERLPLSVASVLSGFKTVLTNRITCGYMIGLTLYTGVICAYIVSVQQVFGEVYGLGDTFPIAFAATAAGTAVAQFANGYFVRSFGMRRISHAAMIVFTVLGAVGYIVGMFGQPSFTFIYILISVMLMMFAVITTNCMAISLEPMGHLAGTAAAITSSISTTVGVLIGGVVGQMFDGTAQPLLAGFTVFGALSILATLWAERGKLFTHPGDAPTLEPGMGHV; via the coding sequence ATGACCACTTCGCCTCAATCCCAGTCGCCGGAACAGTCCGGCTCCAACCGCATCGGTCTCGGCATCGTGGAATTCATCCTCATGATCGCCCTGATGACGGCCAGCATCTCCATGGGCATCGACAGCATGCTCCCGGCGCTGCCGAACATCGGCCAATCGCTTCATGTCGCCAACCCGAATGACACGCAGCTCGTCATCGGCGTCTACTTCCTGGGCTTCGGCATCTGCCAGCTCTTCTTCGGCAGCCTGTCGGACACCTATGGCCGCCGCCGCATCCTGCTCGGCGGCCTCGCCTTCTACACGGTGACGCTGTTTGCTGCTGCCTGGAGCGGCAATCTCTTCGCGCTGCTCGTCCTGCGCTTCGCCCAGGGTGTCGGCGCCGCGGCCGTGCGCATCACGACGCTTGCCATCGTGCGCGACTGCTTCGGCGGGCGCGAAATGGCTCGCGTCATGTCCTATGTGATGATCGTCTTCATGATCATGCCGATGGTTGCGCCTTTCGTCGGCCAGGTGATCGTTGCCTATTCCAACTGGCAATGGATCTTCATCCTGATCGGGATCGCCAGCGCCGGCCTTTTCCTGGTCGCCTTCTTCCGCATGAAGGAAACGCTTCCCGCCGAGGAGCGCCTGCCGCTTTCGGTCGCCTCCGTCCTTTCCGGCTTCAAGACGGTGCTGACCAACCGCATCACCTGCGGCTACATGATCGGCCTGACGCTCTATACCGGCGTCATTTGCGCCTACATCGTCTCCGTGCAGCAGGTTTTTGGCGAAGTCTACGGCCTTGGAGACACGTTCCCGATCGCCTTTGCGGCAACGGCAGCCGGCACTGCCGTGGCGCAGTTCGCCAACGGCTATTTCGTCCGCAGCTTCGGCATGCGCCGTATTTCTCATGCCGCCATGATCGTTTTCACCGTCCTTGGTGCTGTCGGCTATATCGTCGGCATGTTCGGTCAGCCAAGCTTCACCTTCATCTATATCCTGATTTCCGTAATGCTGATGATGTTCGCCGTCATCACCACCAACTGCATGGCGATCAGCCTGGAGCCGATGGGGCATCTGGCGGGCACGGCAGCCGCCATCACAAGCTCGATCTCCACGACAGTCGGCGTTCTCATCGGCGGCGTTGTCGGCCAGATGTTCGATGGTACGGCGCAGCCGCTGCTTGCCGGCTTCACCGTCTTCGGTGCGCTATCGATCCTGGCGACGCTCTGGGCGGAACGCGGCAAGCTCTTCACTCATCCGGGCGATGCGCCGACCCTAGAGCCGGGCATGGGCCACGTCTGA
- a CDS encoding adenylate/guanylate cyclase domain-containing protein has protein sequence MSETSRKLTTIFCADVQDYSRLMGKDEEGTLSTLRRYREAMKRLIEAHGGRVINTWGDGVFAEFPSVVEAVRAAIDTQNEIAGYNSGSDPDKQMLFRIGLNLGDVIADGDDLYGDGVNIAARLQSRAVPGGIVISNTVYDQVRNKVAVGFDFLGQLDVKNIDGGVPSYAVRIGRVQVVDATTSDYRSSPEPAPARAPEVVARGSVLQDWRLNYGTPLIVCIGLAVLNGLTWDGEFWAKWPILIILWVTAYRVLRGSKQVDMAIASLVVTSIGIVAINLFTWHGTPWAVWPLFGLAIAAAVRWVSRPRRGV, from the coding sequence ATGTCCGAGACGAGCCGCAAGCTGACCACCATTTTCTGCGCCGACGTGCAGGATTATTCGCGCCTCATGGGGAAAGACGAGGAGGGGACGCTTTCGACCCTTCGCCGCTACCGCGAGGCGATGAAACGGCTGATCGAGGCGCATGGCGGCCGGGTCATCAATACCTGGGGCGATGGCGTGTTTGCCGAATTTCCAAGTGTCGTCGAAGCCGTGCGCGCGGCAATCGACACGCAAAACGAGATTGCCGGTTATAATTCCGGCAGCGATCCCGACAAGCAGATGCTCTTCCGCATCGGTCTCAATCTTGGAGATGTGATCGCCGACGGCGACGATCTCTATGGCGATGGCGTCAATATTGCCGCGCGGCTGCAGTCACGCGCGGTGCCGGGTGGTATCGTCATTTCCAACACGGTCTACGACCAGGTCCGTAACAAGGTGGCGGTCGGCTTCGATTTCCTCGGCCAGCTCGATGTCAAGAATATCGACGGCGGCGTGCCGAGCTACGCGGTGCGGATCGGCCGCGTGCAGGTGGTCGATGCCACCACCTCAGACTATCGATCCAGCCCGGAGCCAGCTCCGGCACGGGCGCCCGAGGTGGTGGCGAGGGGATCTGTGCTGCAGGACTGGCGGCTTAATTACGGTACCCCGTTGATCGTCTGTATCGGCCTTGCCGTACTCAATGGGCTGACGTGGGACGGCGAGTTCTGGGCGAAATGGCCCATACTCATCATTTTGTGGGTCACGGCGTATCGCGTCCTTCGTGGCAGCAAGCAGGTCGATATGGCGATTGCCAGCCTTGTCGTCACCAGCATCGGCATCGTCGCGATCAATCTCTTCACCTGGCACGGTACGCCGTGGGCGGTCTGGCCGCTGTTCGGGCTCGCGATCGCCGCGGCGGTGCGCTGGGTCAGTCGTCCGCGCCGCGGCGTGTGA
- a CDS encoding inositol monophosphatase family protein — MTSRVDVTTLAHVLRRAAQTEILPRFRRLGSDDVRAKSEATDLVTEADERAERMVKAEVSRLWPEALFIGEESVAADPALLGKLADADLAIIVDPVDGTFNFAAGIPAFGVMASVISKGETVAGIIFDPMGDDWVLAERGSGAWLRRPDGEMLRLNTAPPVALEELVGMAATGYLPKEKRAEIMGNLAKVRYATSYRCAAHEYRTLAGGYVHYLMYNKLMPWDHLAGSLISAEAGAYVRRFDGSPYLPHHLDGGLLIAVDKDTWELLRREVFTV, encoded by the coding sequence ATGACATCGCGCGTTGACGTTACGACCCTTGCTCACGTGCTGCGCCGCGCGGCACAGACGGAGATCCTGCCGCGTTTCCGCCGGCTTGGCAGCGACGATGTCCGCGCCAAGAGCGAGGCGACCGATCTGGTGACGGAAGCCGACGAGCGTGCGGAGCGCATGGTAAAGGCCGAGGTTTCGCGGCTGTGGCCCGAGGCGCTTTTCATCGGCGAGGAATCGGTCGCGGCGGATCCGGCGCTGCTAGGGAAGCTGGCGGACGCTGACCTTGCCATCATCGTCGATCCCGTCGACGGCACGTTCAATTTCGCAGCCGGCATTCCAGCTTTCGGCGTCATGGCTTCGGTGATCTCCAAAGGGGAAACGGTTGCCGGTATCATCTTCGATCCGATGGGCGACGACTGGGTGCTGGCGGAGCGCGGCAGCGGCGCATGGTTGCGCCGGCCCGATGGCGAGATGCTGCGTCTGAACACGGCTCCGCCGGTCGCGCTGGAAGAGCTGGTCGGCATGGCAGCCACCGGCTATCTGCCCAAGGAAAAGCGCGCCGAGATCATGGGCAATCTTGCCAAGGTGCGCTACGCGACCAGTTATCGATGCGCGGCCCATGAATACCGCACGCTTGCCGGCGGCTATGTGCACTATCTCATGTACAACAAGCTGATGCCCTGGGATCATCTGGCGGGATCGCTGATCTCTGCCGAAGCGGGCGCCTACGTCCGCCGTTTCGACGGTTCGCCCTATTTGCCGCATCACCTCGACGGCGGGCTGCTGATTGCGGTGGACAAGGACACCTGGGAATTGCTGCGGCGCGAGGTCTTCACCGTTTAG
- a CDS encoding inositol monophosphatase family protein, whose translation MTFSDTDFDFLMTIVAEAAAQEILPRFRNLAAGDISEKTSAIDLVTEADLLAEKHITAALRARFPDALIVGEEAYEADKSVVPALAHAGLAFTIDPVDGTFNFAAGLPVFGTIVAVVANGETIASVIHDPVLGDTVTAMKGSGTFLCRRTGQERRLSVAAPAPLSAMTGAISWAHMEEPDRSRISANLSKTRMAFSLNCSAYEYWMAASGKWHFIGHSKLMPWDHLAGVLAHQEAGGFTAKFDGTPYRPGETVGGIISAPDEESWRMIRRNIIGA comes from the coding sequence ATGACTTTCTCCGATACAGATTTCGATTTCCTGATGACGATTGTCGCCGAAGCCGCGGCACAGGAAATCCTCCCGCGCTTCCGCAATTTGGCCGCTGGCGACATATCGGAAAAGACCTCGGCCATCGATCTGGTGACAGAGGCCGATCTGCTGGCCGAAAAGCATATCACTGCGGCGCTGAGGGCGCGTTTCCCGGATGCCCTCATCGTTGGCGAAGAGGCCTATGAGGCCGACAAATCGGTCGTACCCGCGCTGGCGCATGCGGGGCTGGCCTTTACCATCGATCCTGTCGACGGCACGTTCAATTTCGCGGCCGGCCTGCCGGTATTCGGCACGATTGTGGCGGTGGTCGCCAATGGCGAGACGATCGCCAGCGTCATTCATGATCCCGTTCTCGGCGACACCGTAACTGCGATGAAGGGTTCGGGTACTTTCCTGTGCCGGCGAACGGGGCAGGAAAGGCGGCTTTCCGTTGCCGCCCCCGCTCCACTGAGCGCAATGACGGGCGCCATATCCTGGGCGCATATGGAGGAGCCGGATAGGTCCCGCATCAGCGCCAATCTGTCGAAGACCCGAATGGCATTCTCGCTGAATTGCTCGGCTTACGAATATTGGATGGCGGCATCAGGCAAATGGCATTTCATCGGCCATTCCAAGCTGATGCCTTGGGATCATCTTGCCGGCGTGCTGGCGCATCAGGAAGCCGGCGGCTTTACCGCCAAATTCGATGGCACGCCCTACAGACCCGGTGAAACTGTGGGCGGCATTATTTCCGCGCCGGATGAGGAAAGCTGGCGGATGATTCGTCGCAACATCATCGGCGCCTGA
- the ttcA gene encoding tRNA 2-thiocytidine(32) synthetase TtcA codes for MNIATVVTDEIDIEAEDGGSAVHPMFLDAPRSVSFNKLRKRLLRQVRQALEDFQMLKGQKRWLIGLSGGKDSYGLLSLLLDLKWRGLLPVELIACNLDQGQPNFPKHILPEYLTKIGVPHRIEYRDTYSIVKEKVPEGATYCSLCSRLRRGNLYRIAREEGCDALVLGHHREDILETFFMNFFHGGRLASMPAKLLNDEGDLILLRPLAYAAEDDLAKFAAAMQFPIIPCDLCGSQDGLQRNAMKDMLADIERRMPGRKDTMLRALAHVNPSHLLDPKLFDFAGLMTDGSSAGRTD; via the coding sequence CGCGACTGTTGTCACGGACGAAATCGATATTGAGGCTGAGGACGGCGGCTCCGCCGTGCATCCGATGTTCCTCGATGCGCCCCGGTCTGTTTCCTTCAACAAGCTTCGCAAGCGACTGTTGCGGCAGGTGCGTCAGGCTCTGGAGGATTTCCAGATGCTGAAGGGACAGAAGCGCTGGCTGATCGGCCTTTCCGGCGGCAAGGATTCCTATGGCCTGCTGTCCCTCCTGCTCGACCTCAAATGGCGCGGCCTGCTGCCGGTGGAGCTGATCGCCTGCAATCTCGACCAGGGCCAGCCGAATTTCCCGAAGCATATTCTGCCCGAATACCTGACGAAGATCGGCGTTCCGCATCGCATTGAGTATCGCGACACCTATTCGATCGTGAAGGAGAAGGTGCCCGAGGGCGCAACCTATTGCTCGCTCTGTTCGCGCCTGCGTCGCGGCAATCTCTATCGTATCGCCCGTGAGGAGGGTTGCGACGCGCTGGTGCTCGGCCATCATCGCGAGGATATTCTCGAAACCTTCTTCATGAACTTTTTCCATGGCGGCCGCCTGGCCTCCATGCCGGCAAAGCTGCTCAATGACGAAGGCGATCTGATACTGCTGCGTCCGCTGGCCTATGCGGCGGAGGACGATCTCGCCAAGTTTGCCGCGGCCATGCAGTTTCCGATCATTCCTTGTGATCTCTGCGGTTCGCAGGACGGGCTGCAGCGCAACGCCATGAAGGACATGCTGGCGGATATCGAGCGGCGCATGCCGGGGCGCAAGGACACGATGCTGCGCGCGCTGGCGCATGTGAATCCCTCGCATCTGCTCGACCCGAAACTCTTTGATTTCGCTGGATTGATGACCGACGGATCCTCTGCAGGACGAACCGACTGA